A window of the Bdellovibrio sp. ZAP7 genome harbors these coding sequences:
- a CDS encoding Bd3614 family nucleic acid deaminase translates to MEFRGKVYFSHFPKGSVAPSSAVVKLLQGLFDRHVDHSFFILRQRIFTTAPLTEMCKGMIKVVAKRASGEIIPEQDTHFQESLEFIEIDSAAEVLSTVTHLNAENKMPLAKLNEWLRNEKASTNQELLKAAHALSKQVPRGEVLHDHDRCIAALLVSKDGEVLSYGVNSNSKNKTLHAEVNLIHRYYREHGGKIPSGSVLYSTHKPCKMCAGMIYEWMETSANIKVYYSVEESGGLSSQTVLDRLGLNQQLPS, encoded by the coding sequence GTGGAGTTTAGAGGCAAAGTTTATTTTTCCCATTTCCCGAAAGGTTCTGTCGCTCCATCTTCTGCGGTTGTCAAGTTGCTGCAGGGCCTTTTTGACCGTCACGTGGACCACAGCTTTTTTATTCTGCGCCAGCGTATTTTCACGACCGCTCCGCTAACAGAAATGTGCAAAGGCATGATCAAGGTCGTCGCTAAAAGAGCTTCTGGAGAAATCATTCCAGAGCAAGATACACACTTTCAAGAGTCCTTAGAGTTTATTGAAATTGATTCTGCGGCGGAGGTACTTAGTACCGTCACGCACTTGAATGCAGAAAATAAAATGCCTTTGGCAAAGCTGAACGAATGGTTGCGAAACGAAAAAGCCTCAACGAACCAAGAGTTGCTGAAAGCAGCCCACGCTCTTTCTAAGCAAGTTCCTCGTGGAGAGGTGTTGCACGATCATGATCGTTGTATTGCGGCTCTTTTGGTTTCAAAGGATGGCGAGGTTTTAAGTTACGGTGTGAATTCCAACTCCAAAAATAAAACTCTGCATGCGGAAGTAAATTTAATTCACAGATATTACCGTGAACATGGCGGTAAAATTCCCTCAGGTTCTGTTTTGTACAGCACGCATAAACCCTGCAAAATGTGCGCAGGAATGATTTATGAGTGGATGGAAACTTCCGCGAATATAAAAGTGTATTATTCTGTGGAAGAATCCGGTGGATTGTCTTCGCAGACAGTTTTAGATCGCTTGGGCCTTAACCAACAGCTTCCGTCATAG
- a CDS encoding class I SAM-dependent methyltransferase, which yields MQMIKNRLEKNYKKLKSWAERAGIQAYRLYDRDIPEYPFIVDIYGEHFLIYDKGDSRDVEKNHLPHVVEALQALFKADESKIVIKKRERQEGLKQYEKLDQKDQTFTVKESQATFKVNLYDYLDTGLFLDHRPMRQKIFKTVNGKKFLNLFCYTGSVSVFAALAGAKTTSVDMSQTYLAWAQENFALNNIPADQHSFINANVLEWLDRNQGKPAFDVIFLDPPTFSNSKKMTDSFDVERDQELLVNECMSMLEPGGVLYFSNNKRKFHLSPAIKEQYKVRDITEESIPQDFHDKKIHVCFEIRAL from the coding sequence ATGCAGATGATCAAAAACCGCCTTGAAAAGAACTACAAGAAACTAAAATCCTGGGCCGAGCGCGCAGGTATTCAGGCGTATCGCCTTTATGATCGCGACATCCCGGAATATCCGTTCATCGTGGATATCTATGGAGAGCATTTTTTGATCTACGATAAGGGCGACAGCCGCGACGTCGAAAAGAACCATCTTCCTCACGTCGTCGAAGCTTTGCAGGCTCTTTTCAAAGCTGATGAGTCCAAGATCGTGATTAAAAAACGCGAGCGCCAAGAGGGCCTTAAGCAATACGAAAAATTGGATCAAAAAGATCAAACATTCACGGTGAAAGAGTCTCAAGCGACTTTCAAAGTTAACTTGTATGACTACCTGGATACGGGCTTGTTCTTAGATCACCGTCCCATGCGCCAAAAGATCTTTAAAACTGTAAACGGCAAAAAATTCTTGAACCTTTTCTGCTATACGGGCTCGGTCAGCGTTTTCGCGGCTTTGGCGGGAGCAAAAACCACCTCCGTCGACATGTCTCAGACTTATCTGGCCTGGGCTCAAGAGAACTTCGCGCTTAATAATATCCCTGCTGACCAACACAGCTTCATCAATGCCAACGTGCTTGAGTGGTTGGACCGAAACCAGGGAAAACCGGCTTTTGACGTGATTTTTCTGGATCCTCCGACTTTTTCGAACTCTAAAAAAATGACCGATAGCTTTGATGTCGAACGCGACCAGGAATTGCTGGTGAACGAGTGTATGAGCATGCTGGAACCAGGCGGAGTTTTGTATTTCTCGAACAATAAACGCAAATTTCACCTGTCACCTGCAATTAAAGAGCAGTACAAGGTTCGCGACATCACCGAGGAAAGCATCCCTCAGGATTTCCACGACAAGAAGATCCACGTCTGCTTCGAAATCCGCGCACTTTAG